A single region of the Penaeus monodon isolate SGIC_2016 chromosome 18, NSTDA_Pmon_1, whole genome shotgun sequence genome encodes:
- the LOC119584752 gene encoding facilitated trehalose transporter Tret1-like, which produces MGFIAAPLVGFIAECLGPRRLLVIVTFPFVGLWLMKAFSRYLWLLYLARVLMAICGTVMNVVTNPLVAELYPARIRGVVAVVPEAFGCAGLMLSYLLAFLLPWKTATMVSTAPSLLLSFMMLLVPESPYWLVGKNKIEAAEKSLRLLLGRDGDVAEELKAIRSTMTLRQNGVKYQARELCKAHNAIPVVLTLSIFILRELGGKGPVFGYSVYMFRNAGVQLDAFYCTLFVGVARFASTCVSASFLDLVGRKPLLVASTLVCAASEGVAGAFLLLEVEGATWMPLVSMIVFVIGYGIGLGPIPWAYLGELLPTPVRSLGASIINLGFSITLFTVSFVFLKVISYLGLGLTLLLFGGANLAIVPLVLLFIPETKGRTLQDLEKAFTPNKKTVQAEDNPAFESAEGEGKTSLENITAIK; this is translated from the exons ATGGGTTTCATCGCTGCCCCATTGGTCGGCTTCATAGCGGAATGCTTGGGACCGCGACGGCTGCTCGTGATTGTAACGTTTCCCTTCGTTGGACTTTGGCTCATGAAGGCCTTCAGTCGTTACCTGTGGCTCCTTTACCTCGCGAGAGTTCTAATGGCGATCTGTGGCACGGTGATGAACGTGGTTACGAACCCGTTGGTTGCAGAATTATACCCTGCCCGAATCAGAGGCGTGGTTGCAGTGGTTCCAGAGGCGTTCGGCTGTGCAGGGTTAATGCTGTCATATCTACTAGCTTTTTTGTTGCCTTGGAAAACGGCCACTATGGTTTCTACTGCCCCCTCCTTGCTCTTGTCCTTTATGATGCTGCTTGTGCCAGAG TCCCCATACTGGTTAGTGGGAAAGAATAAGATCGAAGCAGCTGAGAAATCTCTACGGCTTCTTTTGGGTCGCGACGGCGATGTGGCTGAAGAACTGAAGGCAATAAGGAGCACGATGACCCTCAGGCAGAACGGAGTCAAGTACCAG GCAAGGGAGCTTTGCAAAGCACACAACGCGATTCCAGTGGTGCTCACACTAAGCATATTTATCCTGAGAGAACTTGGCGGGAAAGGACCAGTATTCGGTTACTCTGTGTACATGTTCCGCAATGCGGGAGTGCAACTCGATGCCTTCTACTGCACGTTATTTGTCGGTGTTGCTCGCTTTGCAAGCACGTGTGTGTCTGCTAGCTTTCTGGACTTGGTGGGACGTAAACCACTCCTTGTGGCATCAACACTGGTCTGCGCAGCATCGGAGGGCGTCGCCGGAGCCTTCCTGCTCCTGGAGGTTGAAGGGGCTACATGGATGCCCCTGGTGTCCATGATAGTCTTCGTGATCGGCTATGGCATTGGTCTGGGACCCATTCCGTGGGCATATCTCGGCGAACTCCTACCAACACCCGTCAGGTCTCTAGGAGCTTCAATAATCAACCTCGGTTTTTCTATTACTCTGTTCACCGTAAGCTTCGTGTTCCTGAAGGTGATATCTTACCTGGGTCTCGGCCTGACGCTGCTTTTATTCGGAGGCGCAAACCTGGCCATCGTCCCGCTGGTGCTGCTCTTCATTCCCGAGACGAAAGGACGAACTCTGCAAGACCTGGAGAAGGCCTTCACACCCAATAAGAAAACCGTGCAAGCGGAAGACAACCCTGCATTTGAATCAGCGGAAGGCGAAGGAAAAACTTCTCTCGAAAATATCactgcaataaaatga